Sequence from the Notamacropus eugenii isolate mMacEug1 chromosome 6, mMacEug1.pri_v2, whole genome shotgun sequence genome:
cttgatttattgattgatagattgattgaaAATTGTTCTCATCTCATTAACATATCAGTTAATCTAAGCAGGGTGGGGTGATTTGATTGATTACTCAATTGGGCCCTACCCTTATCCATAGTCTTAGAACATgtattcttaacctagggtccatgaactttttttttttttaatatcctaataaatattcaaaataattgaCTTCCTATCtacttctatgtattttattttatgtgtttaataACACTGTTGTGAGAAGGGATCCAAAGACTTCACCAGAGTACAAGGCCAAGAACCCCTATCTTAGAGAAAATAACCAAATACCATTGGGATAGATTGCTAAACTTGCTTTAGAATGGTTGAAGCCGTCCACTACTCTTGGCTTTATGGGATGAAACTGCTCATAATCTGCTCACCTTCAAGGCCTTTGAATTTTCCTCTCCTTGAGATTTTTGGTAATTTCACTCTCTCACCCCTACTATCCCGCCATCTTCCCTCATTCACTTTCTGACTCTGTAGGTCTAAGGGtggatctcaaagcatctcagcCTCCTCTCTCACCAGGCAATTCATGGCTCAGCAGCCTAGATCTCTGCCCCAAGTGGCTTTTGGGTGATCAGAACCAGCTCTAGCTATACGTTATGGCCTTTCCTTCAGGCTTAGCATCACAGCACCAACCTCCACATccgtcccctcccccctcaagaACCTGTGCACCTGGTCTCCTGTCCCACTCCTGTTGTTACTCAATTCTCTGGTGGGAGCATCAGCAATTCAGAGCTGTATGATGTTGCTGCTACAGGGTTGTGGCTCTCAGCATGCCTTTCCTCCTGAAGGCTGGCATCTGCCCTGCTGGTTGGCTGTTCAAACTTCCACAGCCTGGAGATACAGGCTCCAGTGGACTAGAAAGAGggctgcaccccccccccccccccacacacacacacaaagatgtaTGGGATTGGATTGGGTTTTGTGAAGAGCCTGTGTGTCTGGTCCTTGGGTCTGCTCAGGCAGCCTTGATGCCCATAACagaggaggtgaggaaggagtactAAAGGGGCTCAGGGTCAGTGAAAGTCAGTTCCTagatttttgttttgggggggttttgtttttgtattctttaACTTGCTTATGGATTCTGGGTATCCTAGACCGTAGAGACAGAGTCAGTAACTTTAACTTTGGTGCATAATTCCCATTTTGGAAAGGTTTAAGAGTTCctggggatcagagaaaatgtctagtcctctaTCTTGTTGTTCATGTGACATGGAATCTCCTTATAATCATCTATCATCCTTTGAAAGATTTTCAAACAAGTTGACTTTCTAACCCAGGATTGTCTTTGAAAGCTATCACTCCCATTTGACAATTAATTTGTGTTTGCTAATTAAAATCATTTGGGGCTTTTTTTGGCTTATagcaattaatttatatttaacttTCCATCGAAATTATTATAGTGAGCACTGATATAGCTTCTCAtaaccatttcccattttttatttttaataatttaatgattcagaattaaatttttaattttataccattcttttttcttattactaCTGTACTATAAATTCTGGTCTTAACTCTTACAAGTCTGCTTACCCATGAGGACTCAGGATAAATTCTATAGTCCTATCAAATCTTTGACTGTTTGTTAAAATGGAgtcagtttcattctttgtgatgTCTGATAATTTGCTACACTCAActtaacaattcttttttttttttaagaaagagttCCCATAAGAATCAAGGGAGTGTAATAGGAATGGTCTGACCTATGGGGACCAATCCTTGAAATGTGCAGATATGCTCTGCCTGGATCCAGTCCCAAATGACCACACAGACATTTTAGGGTAAGCCTATTTCTGGCCATGATGATTCATGATCTGGTTGCTGAGCAGGACAGAGTGGACATATGAAAAGGCCACCTTCATCCCCTGCACGTTCCTAACTCTCTTTCCTCCCAGACAACCAGAGAGGAAAGACTACTTTGAGCCGCCTGGTGGGGGAGAGAGCACTCACcaaattcctcccctcctctcttcccctgcaAGTCCCCCACAGGCTGTCAGTCCTCATGAGTATGTGACGCTCGTTGCCTATGTATTTGTTCATTAGTAATCTTAGACAAATGAATATCTGGAGATGAAGCTGCCTAGGAGGAGCCGCTGAAGTAGTCACCAGAGGGGCAATGGCTGATAGTAATAGTAGAATCCCAAGGACAGTCATCTCCAGGAGGGCATCCGCTATTTTTTGTTGAAATTGTGAActtaaatgtcaaataaaatgGGTATTTACAACATAGTAAACCAGGAAAAGATTATacaagaaactgagtctcaattATGTGCAGCTtactttattattaaatatatgtttagaaatatacttaaatatatgaaaatatagaaatgttttctgTAGATGTTAAACACAATCTATTTccatattatgttatataatatgtaatatataagtATAATGTTAAGTATgtgttaaatatataaatgttacattaaatgtaattttttacattaaaatgacaaatatatacTAATCTATTTCTATATTATgcattatatacaatatataattatatataatatataaagatactgttaaatacatattaaatatataaatgttatatattaatGACAAATGTATGCTAGATTCAACATGTAATTTTCAGAGCTGTCCTGATTGCCTGTAATTTTTTcctggccttccttctgttctcgcctatatatttttaaaaatagccttATATCCAATTGATAATAATGCTCAAGGGATATGGACAAGCAGTTTTCaagagaagaaatccaagctatctataAGTATATTTGAAAATGCTcagaatcactaataattagagaaatgcaaattaaagtaactttgAGGTTCTATCTTACACCTGACAGATTGGCATAATTGtccaaaatgacaaatgttggtgggGCTATGGAATGTTAGGCACATgaatgcactattggtagagctGATTGGGATAGGATCTggacccccaaaaggaaaagaccatgtctttaggatctggaccccaaaaaggaaaagcccctATACTTTCCTATGTGGCTCAGGTCTCTGACATTCACTGCAGTAATAAGCCCTTCCCAGTTAATTACCTGCCCTTTCATTGTCTGACCTAGCCCTACCCTAGACCACCACTTCCTTAATTCCATTTAGACCCCTCTGTTTCTACAGTCTTCTGTACAAAAGATCCATCGGGCCTCAAAGAAACCGCTCAGATTCAGTCgggcccacttgtcaatacaagtgtcacaaacgCTCAAATTTCTTAAGAGTCTAGACAATGGTTCAGATTCAGTCTGGCCAATCATGCCCTGCCAATTGGTGCTCTAATAAtcttgtctttggctgaaagaaagcTTGGGTCAGATTCATCCCGGCACAACCCACATGTTGCTGTTTCCAAGTCCCAGACCTCAACATAGCTATGGATTAGGttagccattttggaaagtaatattGAACAACGTCGCAAAAGTTGCTAAATTGTTCATATTCTGACCCAGAAATACTTGATCCAAGTAATAATTTCTAAATGTTTTCGTTGTGCTTCTATTAACATTAAGTTAACTCAAAATATTTGGCCTTTACTAAATGAAAGTGGACAAAGCCGGTGTGAGAAACAAGGAAAGAGTTATGTTTCCAcaagcttaaaaaaaaacttccagcTTTGGGTGGTGAtagttaatcagagttgtgacctagcacagtcagattaaaggtcagaaacttgtacCCAGGTTTGATGAGCTGTTTTAGAGGAAGCCTATTAGAggggagaacatgaagtcactgGAAGTCCAAAATTCAGGACAGTATAAAAGGACTTGCATTGGTTTGAACAAGTTGTATTCTTCCTGCACCCTTACTTGGGAGCTACCCGTTCTTTCAGGGGAAATGAAAGTAGAAGGCACTCCCTCCTGCTGCAGAAGGGTGGAGTCAGCTTTGACCAAAGTGTCTAATTCCTCCGAACTCGGCTGTAATAAATTCCTTGATACCTTTTGGTGGGTCAAGCATGTTTCTAACACTGGTTTCCCCACCTGTAGTTAGTTCTGTGTCAGTAGAGTgctgaatttaattcaataattttaatttgttgcttccttttgttgttgttttttttattctgtgatttttaagaATTGGATATTATTctaagaataatttggaactcaaaacatgaAAAAGTTGTAGAAGATCACACTTCAATGACTGTGGTAGCTGTTAAAGTCAAGCATGTCAAGGATCTTTCAGGCCCCAAATAAAATTAGATCAATTTCATTGAATCACAAAGGAAAGTTTAGTGGGGAAAAATGCCAAGAattgacaaattatttttttcaaagcagCCCCATTAATCCTTAGAAAACAAGCAGAGAGACCTTCAGAGCAACTGGTAGCTGGGAGGATTGTTATTGATTCTTCTATAGTGTAGTTATAGATTTCTTGAAAtgggaaaaatttaagaaaaatcacttttgggaaaatttttatagcaagtttttctaataaagttctcatttctcaaatacatagagaatgagtcagatttataagactacaagtcattccccaattaataaatggccaaaggatatggacaggcaattttcagacaacGCTATCAatggttatatgaaaaaatggtctaaatcactattgattagggaaattcaaattaaaacaactctgaggtaccacctcgcACCTAtttgattggctaatatgacagaaaaggaaaacgataGATGttagaggagatgtggaaaaattgggacactaatttgttgttggtggagttgtgatccaaccattctggagagcaatttggaactatgctcaaatggctataaaattgtgcataccctttgacccagcaataccattattaggtctgtattccaaagagatttttaaagttaatttatttatttttagttttcaacattcacttccataaattttaaattttctcctcttccctcccattattggataatggctgaacaagttgtggtatatgattgtgatggaatgctattgtggtgttgtaagaagtgatgagaaaaacctgagaagacttacatgaagttattcagagtgaagtgagcaagaccgagagaacactgtacacagtaaccgCAGCACTAGGCAGTGATCAGccatgattgacttagctcttctcagcaatacaatataatctaagacagttctgaaagactaaagatgaaaatgctatccatccccaatGAAAGAACTAATGGTGTCTGAATGGAGACTGAAACACACtttttctaactttatttttcttgaggttttttttcttttggtctgtgttttctttcacaacatgactaaaatggaaatgtttttcatgactaccatgtataatctatacagaattgcttgccttctcaatgaggaagggagggaggagggaggaaaggagagaatttggaactcaaagttttaaaaacttatgttaaaaattgttttcacaggTAACtcgggaaaaataaaatactaaattgaaaaaaaaaagaaaaatgctatctaccttcagagaaagaacagcggaatctgaatgcagattgaaacatatttctcttttactttctctactttttttaatctgttttcttttacaacataactaatatggaaatgtttctcatgactacacatgtatataatctatatcaaattgcttgcttttaatgagaggagaagaaaagaaagattagaactcaaaaaaatttttttaaatgaatgttaaaaatttttacatgtaactggaaaaaatatgtaagaaaagaaaaaaaccattttaaaaaaatttgttgctattaagaaaaaaatttttttgtgctCATTATAAAGGCTAGAGGACTCCAGTCTGGAAAAGGAGATTTTCACTGATGAAACTCACTTTTTTGTTCAATGCTCTACCAAAATTTTGGTCAGATGTTTAGGTGAGTCAATAAAATCTGGGCTTCTGCATGACATATAAAGTTTCATCCCAAAAAATGTTtgaagaatttttatttctagtAGGCCCAGAAGTCCTGTCCCCATGGAGGGATTGATGAACTCTGATTCATATATTTATGTACTAAGAAACAGAATTATTCCAGAATCCCCAAGTGGAAatggagatggaatattgtaACCCAATCACATTATGAAAGGTTAAGAAATGTATTCAGAGGATAGAGCTAAACTTCCTGAATGACCTGGGAACCCACCTGATTTAAACCCCACTGAAAGCCTACAGGCTATAATTAGGGTTAGAAAAAGGGACTGTCCAACAAAGATACATGGAACATACAACGTGGTATGGCTTCATGGTGAAGAATTGAGCAGTAGGAGTCAAAGTTTGGGGAATTCAATGCcaaatcatgtaaaacaaataAGGGTGACAAAATAAtataatgcatattttttttaagatgtaaGAAATTGTAAGGTTTCTTGTAAGTAATAGATGTAATTTAATTGTTTTACTCTATCTCAGTTTATTTGCATTTAATGGTCAGGGTTATAACCACAGAAAGGGTGGAGGGGCTTTCACCCAACGCTTAAGGTGACTTCATAGTGCCTGCATTGTTACACACACTTTAGAGGGCCTTAGCCTAGTAGGGAGATCTTAAAAGGGACGGGAAGTGAGGGAAAAATTGATTAGCACCAAAGAGAAGCTGGCGGGGGCTGGGGAGCATGTTGGTGGCCCCACCATTGACAGGGAAGAATATGTAGGTGCCAAGAGGATGAATAACTATGGCACTGCTGTGGTGATAGACAATGGGTCTGCGGTGCTGAAGGCAGGCTTGGCAGGGAACAGGGAGCCCCAGTTCATTTATGCCAACATAACAGGCCGGGCCAAGGGCAAAGCTGGGGCCTCCGAATGCTCACAGAGGGATCTGTTTGTGGGTGAAGAAGCTCAGACCAGGAGATGCGCCCTCTCCATCAGGTAAACTCCTTTTACTGTTTCAGGGGGAAAGAGTCAAGGTATAAAAAGAagagatgactggagatagcagGTAAAGAACAGAGCTGAGGGTTATTTCAAGTTTGTGCACTTAGGTCCAAATCTCAGCAagtgaactgagttcaaattccaacctCGCTAttactaccagtgtgactttGACCTGGccaacctctctgtacctcagtctACTTCGACATGAAAGGAACAGCCCTGAACTTTTATTAGGTTGTATCTGACTCCTCCTGCAAAcatactggaatggcttgtcgtttccttctccagctcattttatagaggaagaagtgAGGTAAACGGGgtaaagtgatttggccagggtgcCCACAGTGTCTaaggacagatctgaactcagaaagatgagctaacttcaggcccaacatcatctactccaccacctagctgccctgtcttaaactacatgatctctaagatctacTTCTAAATCCTATAAGCCTACGAAATGATtaaagaattagagaaagaaaCCAGCAGGAGAAAAATCAGAAATGGTAGTAAGGAGACTATTTCATTACTTTTTTGAGGGGAGAATAAAGGTAGTGGAATTAAGCAAAATAAAGGAgtagaaaagcaaacaaaaaaaacccgTGGCATTAATAGAGCATTTACTGTTtataaagaatttctttttacaattaaatttgtttttttaattaacaattttctcttcttcctatttcctctcctcattgaaaagtaaaaaaaaggggaaaaaaaaccttgtaacaaatatatatagttaAGTTAAAGAAATCCCTGCATTGGACTTGTTCAAAAACATAATCCTCATCCTATATCCTGAGTCTGTCATGgcctctttgtcaggaggtgggcagctTACTTCATCATCAAACGGAGAGAGGTTgaccattgtgttgatcagaattctgaagtccttcaaagttgtttgttactCAAAAAAATGGTTCTCATATGTCTGCTCACTTTAGCCTGcgtcaattcatacaagtcttactAGTTTCTCTCTTAATCTGTCCCTTTATTGTGGCACAGCATTTAATttgttatgtattatatatataatttcatcagCCCATTCCTCAGCTGACGGGTACTCCTTAGTCACCAATTCTTTACCAGCATAAAAGTAGCTGTACGtatgtgtccttttccttttttttggtctcttttggGTAGAGGTCTAGTAGGGGCATTGCCAGATCAAAGCGTACACatagctctttgagcatagttccaaattgctttctagaatagatcaatttgcagctccaccaacatggCATTAGTATATTCTTTTCCCTGTAGTTGCTCCATTATCATCTTCGATAATCTGATGGATATGaaattgttgttcatttgtggctgactccatgaccccatttggggttttcttggcaaaggtagtggagtagtttaccatttctttctccagctcattttacagataatgaaactgaagcaaacaaggtcaagtgacttgcccagtgtcacacagatagtaagtatttgaggccagatctttattacctgtgtgactctgggcaaattatctAACTTCTCCCAGCCCCATTTCTTCATCAGTGAAATAGCAATATTAGACTCAGGGGCTCCTAATCCAAGattcactttgcagatgatgaaactgtaTGCAGAGTGcttgttggacctggaatcagaatgTCTGGGTCCAAGTCCCCTTAACCTATTGCCTTGTATGCCTTCAATCTTCTGCCCACTTCCTAATGTCATTTAGACTGTGTATTTACCTGTCCCTCCTCAACACATTCCAGCCTGACTTCTGATTTTACCACCTCACAAAAAGTGCCTTCTCACAGCTCACCAGattgatttcacatgtataattgacaccatattgcttaccttctcagtggataGCAGATGGGacgggagagaatttggaactcaaaatttaaaaaggaaacattgtctaaaaataaatatatattttttaaaaaaaagaccaggGATCTTTTCATTGCTAAATTCTATGGTTGTTCCTCTGAAGTTTATTAATTCCTTAATTCATCACAAAAACACATTGTGGATGAAGCATACCTTCGTTGAAgtccattttttctatttctagccTTGATTCTAGCCTCTAGTATGGAACGAGGTTTAAATCTCTGAAGCTTTAGACTCAGGTGACTGATGCTTCACATTCTGGttacttttccttcctttagtatCCATGACTCCTTGTTCTCCTCTTACATGTTTAACAAATCCTTCTTTGGTTTCCTTCGCTTGATCACCATCCATCTATTGCTCCTTTACTAGAGGTATTCCCCAATATTTTTTTCTGGTCCCTTCTTGCTTCATACTCTTTCCCTTGGTCATTTCATTGACTTCTATGAACTCAAATATCATTTTTACTATGTGGGTGCTTCCCAAGTTTTATATTCAGCCCTCCTGTGACCTCCAGGTCCACCTTAACAACTTGCTGGAGAACTCCTCCTGGATTCCCCCCGTCAGCATCTCCGATCCAACATGCCATCCACCTTGGAGTCTTTCTGGCGTCTTCCCTGTCCCAATCATATTGCATACTAAGTCCTGTGAATGCGCCTTGATAACATCactagcatttttatttttgttgagttgatttagtcacatccaactcttcttTGGCAGAGATCTTGGAgcgatttgccctttccttctccatcttattttacagatgaagaaacaggcaaagagggttaaatgactcgcccatggtcacgcagctagtaagtgtctgaggccagattttgaactcaggtcctccagactccagacccagtgctcttaTCTACGGAGCCATCGAACTGCCCTATATCATTAGCACCTATAGCCCCTGAAATCACAGGGCTGTCTCCCTAATTTGTGACCTCCCCACCTATTCTATggtaatagccttctaattgatctGCCCTATTCAATCCACATTCCCCAGAGCTGCCAAAACAAAAATCTTCGGTAGGCATTCCATCTTCCAATCACACCGGAAGGACTACCAGCTGGTCTCAGATCTTGGCATTCCACCTGGCATTTCTTTGTACAAGCTGACCTTGAGCCTTGGAATTCATGTGAACTTCTACTTTCCTGTGAATGTTCTGTTTTTAACCTGCCCTCCTCTGCCAAGCTTCCGTGATccccttcatttttctctttctattccccAGGGTCTGGTATTGGGTCTTGGATAAAAGGCACTTAATTGGTTGAATGCCACTGAACTGATTCTCAGTCCTGTGGTTTGCtgtctgggtgactttgggcaagtatgAGCATTTATTACTGAGTGCTTACTCCATGCCAGGAATTGCATtactaggcactggaaatacaagaaaagacaaaaacattccctgccctatAGGGAGCTTCCTGCACTACTTCTTGTATGGGGTTAGTGGAATTGCAGAGGAGGCAGGAAGTGCTTTACAAGTCTTtaagtgcagctaggtggtacagcggataAAGTGATAGACCTGGAGTCacgaatatctgagttcaaatccaaccccagatatttactagctgtgtgaccctggacaagtcatttagcctctgtttgcctcagttttctcatctgtaaaatgggaatattaacagCATCTGCCATCTAGACTTGTGAGaaccaaatatttgtaaagtgctgaaaAAAGTACCATATAAACCCTGCCTACTAGTAGTACTACCACGAATGTTttaacaaatgagataattgtaaaggacttatcacagtgcctgtcacacagtaggcattATATCAGTGTTAGCTATCGTCATCATTATTATAAATGATTCCTTCTTCTCCTTGCCTAAACTCACACAGATGACAGTAAGTGATAGACTCATATCCAGGTAATGTGACACTCTTTCTATTTCACTACTATGCCTctcaaagggagagaagaaaatccagaaactagggaaaaataagaaggaggaagatgagaagggACAAAGAAAGTGAAGAGACATCAGGGTAACAAGAGGTGAGACATAGCAGTCCCTACATAGGATCCTAGTGCCTCCACATTGGGTTTGTGTTTCTGGGGAAAGGTGAAATCTTCAGAGggtagagaggaggagaaggaaatgtaaaccCAAGGGCCACTCTTTACTCTTCTGTACTTTCTGCAGCTATCCAGTGGAACGGGGCATTATCACCTCTTGGGCAGACATGGAGGCCATCTGGAGGAATGTTTATGAATATAACTTGAAAATGAAAGCCTACGAGAGCCCAGTGATGCTCACAGAGCCAGCACTCAACCCTCTGGCTAACAGGGAAAAGATGACAGAGTTATTCTTTGAGAGTTTTGAGGTGCCAGCTCTTTTTGTCTCTATCCAGTCTGTCCTGGCCCTCTTTGCCTCAGGGTATACAACAGGATATGTGCTGGATTCAGGTGCTGGTGTATCACAGTGTGTGCCCATCTTTGAAGGTTACTGTCTACCTCATGGAGTCCTTCGGCTGGACCTGGCTGGGCGAGATCTCACCGAATACCTTATTAAACTCCTCCAAGATCATGGCATCTTGCTGCTCAGCCCATCTGACAAAAAGGTTGTCAATCACATCAAAGAGAATCATTGTTATGTAGCTGCTAACTTTGAAGAGGAACTGATTAAGAATCCCACCATTTTGGAGAAAACTTACAAATTGCCTGATGGGAAAACCATCAAACTCCATGATGAGTTGTTCCGATGCCCAGAGAGCCTTTTTCTTCCAGGCCACCTGAATTTGGAGGCTCCTGGCATTGATAAGCTCTGCTTCAATAGTATAATGAAGTGTGACACAGATTTAAGGAATACCTTCTTCTCCAATATTGTCCTTGCAGGGGGATCAACCTGTTTCCCTGGTTTAGACAAGAGGTTAGTAAAAGAGCTGGCCCTCATGGTGCCTGCCAACACTTCTGTGAGGGTTTCTGCCCCACCAGACAGGAAGATATCTGTGTGGATGGGAGGTTCCATCCTTGCCTCCCTCTCTGCCTTCCAGGATATGTGGATCACTTCTGCAGAATTTAAAGAGGTTGGAGCCAACATAGTACATCAGCGATGCTTCTGAAAATCCATTACTGATAAGatgctaaggggaaaaaaaagtgtatgtgtgtgtgtgtgcatgaaagaaagaatatgtgaaaaagaaagaaaagatggagagagagaaagagaagatttgaGGAGATTTTACCaaaattttttctggtagagcAGAAGACATTTTAGCTATACTTTTGCTCGAATTCCATAATAaaatactaaaaggaaaaaataatggcTATTTACTGAATAATTAATCAGCAAGTAGTTATTGGGTACCTACTCTGCAAATATGAGTTGAACATGTAATTGACAGTCCAATACTCCAAGCTCTGGACATGGATGTATAGTGTCAAACTTGGGGAACAGCCCCcaagttactttttttttagccaagaaacctatttatccaaattataaaacaaaaatcagagaaagtgtatatgggaaaatatataccatataatatagaatgaaggaatgaagtaATTCAGCTGAAACAAAAGAGTCTTAGATCTCATTCAAACAGAAATTCCTAGTGCCTAGCGTAGTAAGCTGGGGATATAGACGTGATGGAGATTATCTGCACCTTCTTGTATTGGATTCTTTCAAGTCTTCTCCTTCAGCAAACTTAAGTGAAGTTGGCAttgcccatcttctctcttgaagctgcATGTAAACAGTGCCTGAAGCCTGAAGAATCTTGAAAAGACTCTTGAACTTCAAGAAAGTGA
This genomic interval carries:
- the ACTRT3 gene encoding actin-related protein T3, whose amino-acid sequence is MNNYGTAVVIDNGSAVLKAGLAGNREPQFIYANITGRAKGKAGASECSQRDLFVGEEAQTRRCALSISYPVERGIITSWADMEAIWRNVYEYNLKMKAYESPVMLTEPALNPLANREKMTELFFESFEVPALFVSIQSVLALFASGYTTGYVLDSGAGVSQCVPIFEGYCLPHGVLRLDLAGRDLTEYLIKLLQDHGILLLSPSDKKVVNHIKENHCYVAANFEEELIKNPTILEKTYKLPDGKTIKLHDELFRCPESLFLPGHLNLEAPGIDKLCFNSIMKCDTDLRNTFFSNIVLAGGSTCFPGLDKRLVKELALMVPANTSVRVSAPPDRKISVWMGGSILASLSAFQDMWITSAEFKEVGANIVHQRCF